A region of the Arenibacter antarcticus genome:
ATGAATTTTGCTATCTTGGACCTAGAGGAGCATTATACTATTTTTGAAGAAGAATTTAGTTTATTTTTCAACGACTTGATTAAGTATGTCAAAAACATTGAAATTGAGAACTCCAACCCATTCATTGTCAACTGACAACGATGATATTTTTTATCCAAATATTGTTTTTTACTATAATTAATAAGTACCTTTAGTATCCTTTCCCTAAATTAGAAGGTAAGCTTCCCCTTTATTTTTAATATTATCCTTAAAATACATTCCCCCATTGTTATGTCCTTTTCACATTGTGCAAACAATGGTGTGCCGTTATTTCTTTCAATCTTATCTAAAAAACAATAACTATGAGATTTAAACATTTGAAATTCATGGGAGTGGGAAGTATGCTGCTCTTAATGAGTCTAGGCTGTAGTAAGGAATCTACAGTAGGAGATGCGCTGGAACCCATCAATGGTAAGGCTGTTTTAAAAGCCAACAAAACGAATACCTACTATGGCCCCCAAATATCCTTGGGAAATGGCCATGTACGGTCATGGATTAGGATTGCAAAAGATGGAACCCCAGAAGAATTGGGTGTTGAAATGAGTGCCAAATCCCTTACAGGGTTGCCTTCCGGACCAGGCCATACCTCTTTGGTACTGCCACTTCACAAGAAAGCAATGGAAAACACTCCTTTTGATCATGTGTTTTTTAATTGGAATCCAGAAGGCCATGAACCACCAGGTGCTTTTGATGTTCCTCATTTTGATGTTCATTTTGTCATGGTTTCGGTAGCAGAAAGGGAGGCAATCCCCTCCTGGTCACCAGAAACAGATCTATTATTCAACACCTATCCACCTCCTGGTTATATACCCGATGGATATGTTACCCCGCCAGGAGCTGGAACTGCAGAACCATTAATGGGAAAACACTGGTTACCCTTGTCCATTTTTTCCGCCCCAGGGGTCATAGATCCCAACTATGTATTCCAGAATATCCTTTTGTATGGTTCCTATAACGGGAAGGTACTATTCCTAGAACCAATGGACACTTTGGAGTTTTTAAATAGCATGGCTTCCTTTAGTAGTGATTTTCCATTACCGGACAAATATGAGCACTCTTCGTATTATCCTACTTCCTATAATATATTTGCTGATTCCAAACATGACAGGCATTATATTTCTTTAAGCAATTTTGAACATCGCGATGCCGATTAATCTAAAAAGGCGGTCATTTCACAGGCTGCCTTTTTCTGATTTTCCTCCAAGTAGTTTATAGTATTCCCCTAAAACCTATCGGTTATATTTTACGAATTGATTTAAGTCCAATTCTACTAATAGAATTTATATTTTAAGAGAATATGACTATCTTTTCAGCAAAATAATAGTCTATGATTCGGTTAATTGGTTTCCTATTTGGAATAATCCTATTTATCAATTGCAAGAATATACCTTCTCCTGTCCCAAAAGGATTGGTGACAGAAAATGCCATGGTGGTATCGGCACGCGAGGAAGCTTCCAAAATTGGATCGGACATTCTTCAAAAAGGTGGGAATGCTTTTGATGCCATGGTAGCAACAGAATTGGCCCTTGCCGTAGCCTATCCCTTTGCAGGAAATATTGGCGGAGGCGGATTTATGGTATACAGAATGGCTGACGGGGAAGTTGGAGGCTTGGACTATCGGGAGAAAGCCCCTTTATCTGCGCATAAGGACATGTACTTGGATTCTTTAGGGAATGTTGTTCCGGGAAAAAGCACTTTGGGAGCAACAGCGGTAGGAGTTCCGGGAACCGTAGCCGGTGTAATAGCAGTACACAAAAAATTTGGAACCTTGCCCCTAAACGAGTTGTTGGCACCCGTAATTGCCTTGGCGGAAAAAGGAGTTATAGTCACCCAAAAACAGGAAGAACGATTGGAGGCTTACAGGGAGCAATTTATAGCGGTAAATGGCGATAGTACCTTTTTTGCAAAGACCTTTAAGGAAGGGGACACCATAAAATACAAGGCCTTGTCCAATACCCTAAAAAAAATTGCCAAAGAAGGTAAAGACGGATTTTACAAGGGGGAAGTGGCCGAAAAATTGAGTGCTTTTATTCAAAGTAAAGGTGGATATGTAACTGTGGAAGATTTGGCACGCTATGAGGCCAAATGGCGTAATCCCCTAAAATTTACGTATAAAGATTTGACAATCATTTCTATGAGTCCGCCCAGTAGCGGTGGCTTTACCATACAACAGATTTTAAAGATGATGGAACCCTATGAGGTTTCCAAATTCGGCCATAACTCGGCCAAAACCATCCAATTGTTTACAGAGGCGGCAAGGCGGGCCTATGCTGATCGAAATTATTATTTGGGAGATCCAGATTTTGTGGATCTCCCGATGAACGAGTTGTTGAGCGATTCGTATTTACAACAGAGAATGGCAGCTTTTAGTTTTGATAAGGCTACAAAATCATCTGAGGTCTCCCATGGAGAAGTGTCCATTGTGGAGAGTGATGAGACTACCCATTATTCTATCGTAGATTCTTTTGGTAATGCAGTGTCTGCCACCACTACCATTAACGCTGGTTATGGTTCCAAACTTTTTTCGGATGAACTTGGATTTTTCCTAAACAATGAAATGGACGATTTTAGTGCCAAACCAGGAGTACCAAATATGTTTGGATTAATTGGTGCCGAGGCCAATAGCATTATGCCCGAAAAAAGGATGTTGAGCAGTATGACCCCAACCATTGTGGAAAAGAAAGGAAAACTTTGGATGGTAGTGGGTACCCCGGGCGGATCTACTATAATTACTGCCGTGGCACAGACGATATTGAACGGGTATGAATTTAATATGAGTATGCAAGCCGCGGTTGATGCCCCACGTTTTCACCACCAATGGATGCCAGATAATGTAGTTTTTGAACCCCAAGGTTTCTCTCCAGAACTATTGACGGAACTAAAAAGCAAGGGATATATCATAAATGAGGAGCGCACACCTATAATAGGAAAGGTAGATGCCATTATGGTACTGCCCGATGGCCGTTTTGAAGGAGGAGCCGACCACCGTGGGGATGATACCGCAGTTGGATTTTAAGGTATTTTGGCTATGATAAAAAAAATAGGAAAAGTGTTTCTTGGCTTTGTGCTACTTTTAATAGCTGTAGCAGCAATACTCTTTGCTGTTTTACATGAGTCACGCCCGCAAGTCACCCCAAACATGGAGGCAGATGTCCTCGCTAACAAAATGCTAACCGCCCTAGATTATGAGGCTTATAAAAACACTCGTTTTTTGGAATGGTCCTTTGCCAGCGGAGGTCATAACTATATGTGGGACAAACAACAACAAATTGTTAATGTAAGTTGGAAAAACCATCAAGTTACCCTTCATTTAAAAGATATTCCAAAAAGCAAGGCCATTAAAAACGGCATTGTACTTAATGGAACGGAAAGGTTAAAAACTATAAAAATGGCCCATACTAAATTTAACAACGATTCCTTTTGGTTGGTGGCCCCATACAAAGTATTTGATACTGGTACACAACGAAGTCTAGTGCCTTTGGAGAATGGATCACAGGGCTTATTGGTTACCTATACCAGCGGAGGAGATACCCCTGGGGATTCGTATTTATGGACGTTGGACCCCAAGGGGATTCCACAAAGTTTTAAGATGTGGGTTAAAATTATTCCCCTAGGTGGATTAGAGGCTAGTTGGGAAGGGTGGCAAGTAATGGATAGTGGTGCAAAATTACCCACTATGCATCAATTAGGGCCATTTAACCTAGGGATGGGAGCAGTTAAGGGGTTTAATGCTACCATAGAACACAGTAATCAGCCAAACAATGCATTCTAAGAACTAACTTCCTGGTAAAGTTATGGAATACCAAGCCCTGTTATTTTGATGAAATGAAGTTTTTTAGTTTAGTTTTGAATCTTTAGAGGAGAAGGCATTAAGGGCATAAAGAATGAAAAATAAAATATTAAAAATAATTGGAAAGACCATTGTGCTCTTGCCTATCGGACTTTCCTTTTGGGTATTAATAAACGGATTTGACCTCCATAATTGGGTTTATCCCGTAATTTCAGGATTGGTACTCTCCTTCGGGATTGTGTTTTGGAATTTGTTCGATTATGAGAAGTATGACGACATGGGTATGGTGGATTTCCTTGAATCCAAACATATTTTAAAAATTAAGAACAATAAGGAGAATTGGACTAGCATTAATCAAATGATAGAAACTCCATTCGAAAAGCTACAAGTTCTGGAAAAAACGGACGACAATATAAAGGTTCAGATCAACAGGAAATTTATAAATTCCATACTTACAGCAAGGAAGTCGGAAAATGAAATTTTAGTAGCGATCGAAAAAAAATATATGAACTTTTTACCAGACAAGGCTGTGAATTATAATACTCTAAGGAAGATTGAGAATGAGACTAAAAACATTTTAGACACCCCCCTTTCCAATAGTAAAGCATAGCGATATAATTTGGCTTTGACCACTAGAGGTGTTGTCGTTTTTACAACCCAAAATGGGTATTGTGTGGTATTGGAATACATTTAGATACCATTCCCGAAATTTTAGGTAATAATTCTAAAATAGATAACAATGCCCAATTCCAACCCACAATACACTCCCCAAAGCTTATTTCCGTTTTAACTGCAACCACCTTAAACCGATACCTCTTCGGCCTTCCTCGGACAAATTGGCTTCGTTTACCATTTTCACTCCCTCTATGGTATAGAATGCATTAGGGTGATATTTATTGATGGCATCAGTCAAATGATTAAGATGCTCTCTTTTTAAGACTAAAAAGACCACATTAACTTTTCCTGTTTTCCCTTCAGCATCCAACATGGAATAACGATAGTCATTATCGTTGAAAAAGGTCAGTAATTCCTGAACCCGCTCCTTGGTAATTAGTCGTAACACAACACGGCCTAAGGCAAGTCTTTCCTCAATATACATGCCTACATAGGTTCCAACAGCAAAACCACCAGCATAGGCGAAATAGGACATAGGGTTATCTATATTTTCAATTATCTGCCCTATTGCCAAAAGCCAGATAAGGGCTTCGAAAAAACCCAAAATGGGAGCAATATTTTTCTTTCCACTCATCACAAAAATGATTCGGATAGTAGAAATTGAAACATCCCCGATTCTCGCCAAAAATATTAAAAAAGGAATAATTAAGTAGTTTAAAACATTCTCACTTACGCCGAAATTATCATAAAAAAATTGTTCCATAATACTGAAAAAATAGAGATTATCACTATTAGACAAGCTTGTGTAATAATGGAGTGCAAAGATATTCAATCAGCTTATATTCAATTGAAAAAATCAATAAACTTATGTTAACTGTTCATCCTCTGGTAAAACCACTAAACATTGGCCGGCTTACTACTACATCTTATTTCACAACCAGCAGGGGCATATTCCGATTCCTCAACAATAGATCGTTGGTTATACTGCCAATAAAAAGGGAAGTAATATTGTTCCCTCCCCTAGCGGATAGCAGAATAATATCAAATTCACCCTTCTCCGCCTGTTGTTCTATGACCTCTCCTACAGAGAAATCTTCCCTATCTATATGTTTAAAATTAATATTTTCCGGAAGACGATATTTTTTGCGATATTGTTGGAATCTAGAATGCAAATGCGCTTTCGTTTTGTCCTTCGCTTCTTCAGTATCAATATAGGGAAAATAAAATGAGGGAATATTGTACACATGTAAGGCTTGGATTTCTCCATTATCACCAGTTACCAAACTTTCAGCGGCCGAAAATGCCTTTGCGGAATCGGAACTGAAGTCGATTGGAACCAACACCTTTTGCAACCGATGCTTGGCATCCTCAGGTACCAATAGTAAATTCGCGTTCAACATGCGCACCAATTTTTGGGGTACCGCTCCTGTACCTTGCAACTCGTCCTTATTTCCCGTTATCACAACATCTATACGATATTCCTTAGACAAATGCCCCAGAATGCTCTCTGTATAATCATCCGTGGTGATGATTAAGGTGTAGGATGATTTCCCATTATAGTTTTCTTCTATAGAACGCTCCAACTCCCGCTCCACTATATCTTCAATTGTAATGCAGTCCTTTAAAAAATCCTCGTATAGGTTGTACAGTTTGGATTGTTTTATATTATGGACAAAGTAGAGATGTTTTACCTTCCATATAGTACTTAAAAAACTAACATACTTTAATAGAATAGGATCCATCCGGGTTAAATCTAAGGCTACTATAAGGTTCAATTCATTATCCAATCGTATCTTCTTCGTCATTTCCTATTTATTATCGGTTAATGTTGATTTTTCTTCTTTTAGTTCAGTTGCAACCAAGTTTCGTGCTTCACGTTCCTTATTTACCAATTGAAGAATGTTTTTCCTATAGGTTTCCTTTTCCAGCAGTTTTTGTTCCCGTTCCTCTTTTTCATGGTCTTCCTTCATACCGGTAAAGAGCGAAAAGCACATCATTATGAGTAATATGGCAAAAGGGAGCCCAGAAATGGTAACCGCAGTCTGCAGGGCATTTAGTCCACCGCCATACATAAGTACTGCTGCTATGACCCCGGTAGCCATGGCCCAAATCACCCGTTGAAATCGAGGGGTCTTCAGTTTTCCGCCAGAAATAATGCTATCTACGACCAAGGCACCCGAGTCTGCCGAAGTAATTATAAAACTACCGATCAACACTACTCCCAAAACCTTCAGTAACATGTGGAAAGGAAATTTTTCAAAAAACACGTATAAAGCGGTCGAAATATTATCGTTTACCGCAGCGATCATTGCCGTATCTCCCATAAGAATGTCGCGCATAGTAGTCCCTCCGAAGGCACTAAACCAAAGGAATGTGACCAAAGCCGGTAGTATCAACACACAAAGGATAAATTCTTTTATGGTTCTTCCCTTAGAGATCCTAGCGATGAACGTACCTACGAAAGGCGACCAGGAAATCCACCATCCCCAATACATAATGGTTCTCGTTTTCTGCCAATCGGTTCCCCTTAGCGCTTCCGTCCAAGTGGCCATATCCACAAAATTGGTAAGATAACTCCCTATATTTTGGATATAGGATTTTAAAATAAAGGTCGTTGGACCCAAAATAAGGACGAGTAGAAAGATGGCTGAAGCGACTCTAACATTTAGTTTACTAAGCATTTGAACCCCCTTATCTACCCCACTAAATGCCGATATGGTGGCTGCAAGAGTAACCGCAACAATAATGAGTATTTGATAAAATAGGGAACTTGGGACACCAAAAACATGGGTGAGCCCAGAGTTGATCTGTCCTACTCCAAAGCCTATAGTAGTGGCCAATCCGAATAGGGTGGTGATAACCGCCATTATATCGATTACATCTCCCATCCATCCATAAATCCTATTTCCCAATAGTGGATAGAAGGCAGAACGTAGGGTAAGTGGCATTTTTCGGTTAAAGGTAAAATAGGCCAAGGATAATCCCACAACCGAATAAATGGCCCAACCGTGAATTCCGTGATGAAGAAACGAGAAATTAATAGCTTCTTGAGCAATAATTGCCGGTTCCTGCCCTGCTAATCGAGGTGGGTTTAAAAAATCGCGCACCGGATCCGCGATACTAAATAATACCAATCCGTTTCCTATCCCCGCACTGAACAACATGGCAAACCAAGCCCAGACACTAAATTCTGGTTTGGCACTTTTACCCCCAATACGGATATTTCCAAATTTACCTAAAGCCATGTACAGGCAAAATATAATGAACAGATTGGCCGATAAGGTATAGATCCATCCCCCATGCGCGGAAACATAACTTTGCGCAATTCCAAAATAATAATCTGCCTCCTTCTCAAAAATTAAAGTAAACACTACACTGGCTATAAGGATTAAAGTGGCCCCAAAAAAGACGGTCTTGTTGACCACCAATCCCAAAAATTTTGAAGACTTTTCTTTTCTTGTTACTTTTACTGACATATATCTTTATCAATTTAATGAAATAGGTAATGCCCTTCTTATTAGCGAATAGAAAGGACTGAAAAACAATTTAAAGTGTGAAATCTAGGTATCGCGGTGATTTAGGGGAATGAACTTCTGATAACCTCTAGTGGAATCCTTATACCTAGAAGACGTAGGAAGATAAATGGCCTCAGATAAGTTGTAGGTAATACGGTTCATAGACTGTTTTTAATAGTTTGGTAAAATTTTAAAGCGAATAGTATACTAATAATAGGGTGATTTTCCAACTATTCCCCGTGAAATTCACCTATTCATCAAACCTGATGCATTTCTTTACATGACTTTCAATTTGATACAGATTAAACCACCTTATAATTCCAGCTCCTATCCATTTTTTTTATAAAATTTCTAGGAGCTTTACAGTAGTCCCTACCTAAATAGAATTCCTATTATGGGAAAGGTTAATAAAGGAGAAATAAAATATGGGTAACCTATATTTTTTTGTAACATTGAAGTCGAATTCAGAGAAGCAGTATTCAACCTAATTCAGTGGTCTTAAAACAACGAAATGGCTACATGTATGGGTCTTTTTATTGACTTAACTAACTATATTTTCCCAACATAAAAGAGCTAGGGATTACGGTATTGAAATTGGTCATATATAAACAGGTTAAAGAATTGGGGAATATAGAAACTCCAATTATCTTAACCAATCTTTATTAGTCACAAGTAATACAATCCATGCATTCAAAAAATCCGTTTATAAAAGATTATGATTTTGAAAGGTTAATTTTACATCATCCTATTCTGGGGGATTTTGTTTTTGTAAACGATTATGGCACCAAGACTATAAAATTTGGTGACAAAGAAGCTGTAAAGGCGTTAAATACCGCCTTATTAAAATTCCATTACGGGCTTACTTATTGGGACATTCCGGAAAAAAATCTTTGTCCCCCTATCCCAGGCAGGTTAGATTATCTGTTGCACATAGCAGACCTCATCCCCAAAAGAAATATTCATTTATTGGACATCGGTACCGGAGCCAACTTAATCTATCCCATTTTAGCATGCCGTCATTTTGATTGGGAATGTACTGGGAGCGAGGTAGATTTGGATTCTCTAAAAAATGCCCAACAGCTCATAAGGAAAAACGAGGTTTTGAAAAAAATAACATTACGCCATCAACCCTTCAAGAATAGTATATTGGAGCATATTGTACTCTCAAATGATGCTTTTGATGTGGTGGTCTGTAACCCTCCCTTCTTTAAAAATAGTTCAGATGCGCAACAGAAAAATAAGCGCAAGGTCCATAACCTTGGACTTACAGAAGCTGATTCTCAAAATTTCGGCGGACTCTCCAACGAATTGTGGTACAAGGGCGGAGAAACAGCATTTATAAAAAAAATGGCAGTAGAAAGTGTTCAATTTAAGGATCAAATACATTGGTTTACCTCTTTAATATCCCAAAAAGAAAACTTAAAAGATATTAAAAGAGCCGTTAATAAAACCCTACCTTCTACAGTTAAGGTGATCCAAATGGACCAAGGCAATAAAAAGAGTCGGTTTATTGCATGGACCTTTCAAGGCTAACATATCCGGGTCAGAAAAAATAATGTAGAAATTTTGTATCTTATTATAAGATTAATAGTCTCCATATAGAACTTAAAAAAGTAAGGCTATGAATAATTGTAAATGCACCGATTGTGATTGTACCAAGTGCAATTGTGGGAACTGTTTAAAAAACAACTGCCCTTGTGACAAATGCGAATGCAACAAGTGCGATTGTTGTTAAGAAAAAAGGTTGGCCTTTGGGTCGACCTTAAACATTCTAAAAGCGAAAATGGACACTGTCACGATATGGAACAAGTTTAACGGTCAAATGTACTTTTTTATACTAAAAAAAGTACAAGATCGAGATGCGACTAATGAAATAATGCAAAATTCCTTTTTAAAGATTCATCAAAATATTGATCAATTAAAAAATCAGGAAAAAGTAAAGGCTTGGGCATTTCAGATTGTCAGGAATGAAATTTACAATCACTTTAACAACTCGACTAAAAAAGTAGAGGACTTTAATTCCGCACCTATCATCCAAACTGAAAATTATTCAGATTTTTGCTGTTTTGATCACTTTATAACTGACCTTCCTCAGGAATATAGAACGGTAATGACATTGGTCTATATAAATGGAATGAAACAAAAAGAAGCAGCCTCCGAAATTGGCATCAGTTTGGCCAATGTTAAGGCAAGAGTAAGACGCGCTAAAGCCATTCTGATTATGAACTTTAAAGAGTGCTGTAAGTTTAACTTGAACCATGAAGGCAAATTGGTAGGCGAGTCCAATTGCAGTCGTTGTAATTAATAGCTGTAAAAAAAACTTCCTTTGCTGTGAACATTCTATATTTTACAGTAAAAACAATAGGCAAATAGACCTATCGAACTTTGGATAACCCAACAGGTCTATTTTCCGTTTCTTCTTTCAGGAATGCCGCCTTTACCTTCCCCTAGTCATTAGAAACATCCTATTTGCAATTAACCTTTATTTGTTTTGGAATGCTTGGTATGGAACTTTCTGTGCAGCGCTTTGATGCCTTGCAAGAGCTCCCCACTTCCCGGACCTTTTACTTGAATATTTGGCACAATATCCTGTATTGGATAGAAGTGAATAGGAGCAGCAGGCACATCTATTTCCTGCAACCATTCCCTTAATTGTTTTGCGGAACTCAAGTATACAATTCCCCCCAAGCCTACCCATCCGTGGGCGGCGGAACACATTGGACAATGTTCCCCACTAGTGTACATGGTGGTTGTTTTACGTTCTTCGGGGGACAAATGGTCTGCTGCCCAATGGGCAAGTTCTATTTCGGGATGTGCCAGATTGTTTAATTGGTTCACCCTATTTCGTGCCGTTGCAATTACCTCATTATTTTGGTTCACCAAAATGGACCCAAAGGGTTCGTCCCCCGCCTTTACTGCTTCTTCCGCTAAAGCTAAGCAATGTGCCAGATGTTTAAGATCGCTATTCGAAAGTGATTCCTGAGATATATCCATGTTTAATTGCGTTTAATTATTGTGTTAGTGTTTAATTAACCTTGGGACTTCGTAAATAAGTCCAATTTTGCACTGCTCCAATGGTTAGGCTAAAACCTACTATATCCTTCTGCCAATAGGCCCACAGTCTTAGGCCTCTGGCAATTTAATCTCTTCAATTATCTATGAATTGCCTCCAGATTTAACCGGGGAGATTATACGATTCCGCCGGTGAGGCCTTTAGCAAAAACCTATCTATGGGAGTCCAATTACCTTCCTATAAGGGGAAACATGTTACATTACTCACCAACCCTTGTCTAAGGCGTTTTGTGTTTTGCAAAAACATGCACCGCTAAAACACCAATAGAGAATACCCCTCCCAGAGCAGAAACACCTATCCATCCATAATACTCCCATGCCATTGCCCCCAGTGTGGTACCCAGTGCACCGCCCATAAAAAATGCCACCATATAGACGGTATTTACACGGTTTCGGGCCTCTGGATTCTTAGAAAAGATAATATTTTGATTGATTATATGCAAGGCTTGCAATCCAAGGTCTACCAATATAACCCCTATAATCAACCCTACAAGGGAATAGGT
Encoded here:
- a CDS encoding DUF5602 domain-containing protein; this encodes MRFKHLKFMGVGSMLLLMSLGCSKESTVGDALEPINGKAVLKANKTNTYYGPQISLGNGHVRSWIRIAKDGTPEELGVEMSAKSLTGLPSGPGHTSLVLPLHKKAMENTPFDHVFFNWNPEGHEPPGAFDVPHFDVHFVMVSVAEREAIPSWSPETDLLFNTYPPPGYIPDGYVTPPGAGTAEPLMGKHWLPLSIFSAPGVIDPNYVFQNILLYGSYNGKVLFLEPMDTLEFLNSMASFSSDFPLPDKYEHSSYYPTSYNIFADSKHDRHYISLSNFEHRDAD
- the ggt gene encoding gamma-glutamyltransferase, with the translated sequence MIRLIGFLFGIILFINCKNIPSPVPKGLVTENAMVVSAREEASKIGSDILQKGGNAFDAMVATELALAVAYPFAGNIGGGGFMVYRMADGEVGGLDYREKAPLSAHKDMYLDSLGNVVPGKSTLGATAVGVPGTVAGVIAVHKKFGTLPLNELLAPVIALAEKGVIVTQKQEERLEAYREQFIAVNGDSTFFAKTFKEGDTIKYKALSNTLKKIAKEGKDGFYKGEVAEKLSAFIQSKGGYVTVEDLARYEAKWRNPLKFTYKDLTIISMSPPSSGGFTIQQILKMMEPYEVSKFGHNSAKTIQLFTEAARRAYADRNYYLGDPDFVDLPMNELLSDSYLQQRMAAFSFDKATKSSEVSHGEVSIVESDETTHYSIVDSFGNAVSATTTINAGYGSKLFSDELGFFLNNEMDDFSAKPGVPNMFGLIGAEANSIMPEKRMLSSMTPTIVEKKGKLWMVVGTPGGSTIITAVAQTILNGYEFNMSMQAAVDAPRFHHQWMPDNVVFEPQGFSPELLTELKSKGYIINEERTPIIGKVDAIMVLPDGRFEGGADHRGDDTAVGF
- a CDS encoding cytochrome c biogenesis protein CcdA → MKNKILKIIGKTIVLLPIGLSFWVLINGFDLHNWVYPVISGLVLSFGIVFWNLFDYEKYDDMGMVDFLESKHILKIKNNKENWTSINQMIETPFEKLQVLEKTDDNIKVQINRKFINSILTARKSENEILVAIEKKYMNFLPDKAVNYNTLRKIENETKNILDTPLSNSKA
- a CDS encoding DUF2179 domain-containing protein yields the protein MEQFFYDNFGVSENVLNYLIIPFLIFLARIGDVSISTIRIIFVMSGKKNIAPILGFFEALIWLLAIGQIIENIDNPMSYFAYAGGFAVGTYVGMYIEERLALGRVVLRLITKERVQELLTFFNDNDYRYSMLDAEGKTGKVNVVFLVLKREHLNHLTDAINKYHPNAFYTIEGVKMVNEANLSEEGRRGIGLRWLQLKRK
- a CDS encoding universal stress protein, yielding MTKKIRLDNELNLIVALDLTRMDPILLKYVSFLSTIWKVKHLYFVHNIKQSKLYNLYEDFLKDCITIEDIVERELERSIEENYNGKSSYTLIITTDDYTESILGHLSKEYRIDVVITGNKDELQGTGAVPQKLVRMLNANLLLVPEDAKHRLQKVLVPIDFSSDSAKAFSAAESLVTGDNGEIQALHVYNIPSFYFPYIDTEEAKDKTKAHLHSRFQQYRKKYRLPENINFKHIDREDFSVGEVIEQQAEKGEFDIILLSARGGNNITSLFIGSITNDLLLRNRNMPLLVVK
- a CDS encoding BCCT family transporter, which gives rise to MSVKVTRKEKSSKFLGLVVNKTVFFGATLILIASVVFTLIFEKEADYYFGIAQSYVSAHGGWIYTLSANLFIIFCLYMALGKFGNIRIGGKSAKPEFSVWAWFAMLFSAGIGNGLVLFSIADPVRDFLNPPRLAGQEPAIIAQEAINFSFLHHGIHGWAIYSVVGLSLAYFTFNRKMPLTLRSAFYPLLGNRIYGWMGDVIDIMAVITTLFGLATTIGFGVGQINSGLTHVFGVPSSLFYQILIIVAVTLAATISAFSGVDKGVQMLSKLNVRVASAIFLLVLILGPTTFILKSYIQNIGSYLTNFVDMATWTEALRGTDWQKTRTIMYWGWWISWSPFVGTFIARISKGRTIKEFILCVLILPALVTFLWFSAFGGTTMRDILMGDTAMIAAVNDNISTALYVFFEKFPFHMLLKVLGVVLIGSFIITSADSGALVVDSIISGGKLKTPRFQRVIWAMATGVIAAVLMYGGGLNALQTAVTISGLPFAILLIMMCFSLFTGMKEDHEKEEREQKLLEKETYRKNILQLVNKEREARNLVATELKEEKSTLTDNK
- the rlmF gene encoding 23S rRNA (adenine(1618)-N(6))-methyltransferase RlmF, with product MHSKNPFIKDYDFERLILHHPILGDFVFVNDYGTKTIKFGDKEAVKALNTALLKFHYGLTYWDIPEKNLCPPIPGRLDYLLHIADLIPKRNIHLLDIGTGANLIYPILACRHFDWECTGSEVDLDSLKNAQQLIRKNEVLKKITLRHQPFKNSILEHIVLSNDAFDVVVCNPPFFKNSSDAQQKNKRKVHNLGLTEADSQNFGGLSNELWYKGGETAFIKKMAVESVQFKDQIHWFTSLISQKENLKDIKRAVNKTLPSTVKVIQMDQGNKKSRFIAWTFQG
- a CDS encoding sigma-70 family RNA polymerase sigma factor — encoded protein: MDTVTIWNKFNGQMYFFILKKVQDRDATNEIMQNSFLKIHQNIDQLKNQEKVKAWAFQIVRNEIYNHFNNSTKKVEDFNSAPIIQTENYSDFCCFDHFITDLPQEYRTVMTLVYINGMKQKEAASEIGISLANVKARVRRAKAILIMNFKECCKFNLNHEGKLVGESNCSRCN
- a CDS encoding nucleoside deaminase, whose protein sequence is MDISQESLSNSDLKHLAHCLALAEEAVKAGDEPFGSILVNQNNEVIATARNRVNQLNNLAHPEIELAHWAADHLSPEERKTTTMYTSGEHCPMCSAAHGWVGLGGIVYLSSAKQLREWLQEIDVPAAPIHFYPIQDIVPNIQVKGPGSGELLQGIKALHRKFHTKHSKTNKG